In a genomic window of Muntiacus reevesi chromosome 1, mMunRee1.1, whole genome shotgun sequence:
- the LOC136156218 gene encoding protocadherin gamma-C3 isoform X3: MVPEAWRGGLVSTGRVVGVLLLLGALHKASAAVIRYEILEEREKGFVVGNVVRDLDLDLGSLSARRLQVVSGASRRFFEVNWETGEMFVNDRLDREELCGTLPSCTITLELVVERPLELFSAEVVIQDINDNNPFFPTREMKLEISEAVAPGTRFPLESAHDPDVGSNSLQTYELSRNEYFALRVQTREDSTKYAELVLERALDREREPDLQLLLTALDGGTPARSASLPIRIVVLDSNDNAPTFNQSLYRARVLEDAPPGTLVVQVRATDLDEGPNGEIIYSFGSHNRAGVRELFSLDLVTGVLTVKGRLDFEDAKLHEIYIQAKDKGANPEGAHCKVLVEVVDVNDNAPEITVTSVYSPVPEDAPLGTVIALLSVTDLDAGENGLVTCEIPPGLPFSLTSSLKNYFTLKTSAALDRETVPEYNLSITARDAGTPSLSALTTVRVQVSDINDNPPQSSQSSYNVYVEENNLPGVPILNLSVWDPDAPQNARLSFFLLEQGAEIGLVGRYFTINRDSGVVSSLVPLDHEDRREFELTAHISDGGTPVLATNISVNVFVTDRNDNAPQVLYPRPGQSSVEMLPRSTAAGYLVTRVVGWDPDAGHNAWLSYSLLGAPNQSLFAVGLHTGQITTARPVQDTDSPRQTLTVLIRDNGEPSLSTTATLTVSVTEESPEALAEFPAGSAPREQNKNLTFYLLLSLILVSVGFAITVLGVIIFKVYKWKQSRDLYRAPASSLYRTPGPSLHADAVRGGLMAPHLYHQVYLTTDSRRSDPLLRKPGAASPLASRQNTLRSLDPVFYRQVLGAESSPPGQQAPPNTDWRFSQAQRPGTSGSQNGDETGTWPNNQFDTEMLQAMILASASEAADGSSTLGGGAGTMGLSARYGPQFTLQHVPDYRQNVYIPGSNATLTNAAGKRDGKAPAGGNGNKKKSGKKEKK, from the exons ATGGTCCCAGAGGCCTGGAGGGGCGGACTGGTAAGCACCGGGAGAGTGGTGGGAGTTTTGCTGCTTCTGGGTGCCTTGCACAAGGCTTCCGCCGCCGTCATTCGCTATGAGATcctggaggaaagagagaaaggtttCGTGGTGGGCAACGTGGTCAGGGACCTTGACTTGGATCTCGGCAGCCTGTCAGCCCGCAGGCTCCAGGTGGTGTCCGGAGCTAGCCGAAGATTCTTTGAGGTGAACTGGGAGACCGGAGAGATGTTCGTGAATGACCGCCTGGATAGAGAGGAGCTGTGTGGGACCCTGCCCTCCTGTACCATAACTCTGGAGTTGGTAGTGGAGAGGCCGCTAGAGCTGTTCAGCGCGGAAGTGGTGATCCAAGACATCAACGACAACAATCCCTTTTTTCCTACTCGGGAAATGAAATTGGAGATTAGCGAGGCCGTGGCGCCGGGAACGCGCTTTCCGCTCGAGAGCGCGCATGATCCCGATGTGGGAAGCAACTCTTTACAAACCTACGAGCTGAGCCGAAACGAGTACTTTGCGCTTCGAGTGCAGACGCGGGAAGACAGCACTAAGTACGCGGAGCTGGTCCTGGAGCGCGCCCTGGACCGGGAGCGAGAACCGGATCTCCAGCTGCTGCTGACGGCGTTGGACGGAGGAACTCCGGCTCGCTCCGCCAGCCTTCCTATTCGAATCGTTGTGCTGGACTCGAATGACAATGCGCCCACCTTCAACCAGTCCTTGTACCGGGCGCGTGTCCTGGAGGATGCACCCCCCGGCACTCTCGTGGTGCAAGTCCGTGCAACGGATCTGGATGAAGGCCCCAACGGCGAAATCATTTACTCCTTCGGCAGCCACAACCGCGCTGGCGTGCGGGAACTTTTCTCCTTGGACCTTGTTACCGGGGTGCTGACAGTCAAGGGTCGACTGGACTTCGAAGACGCCAAGCTCCATGAGATTTATATACAGGCCAAAGACAAGGGCGCCAATCCCGAAGGAGCACACTGTAAAGTTTTGGTAGAGGTTGTGGACGTGAATGACAACGCCCCGGAGATCACAGTTACCTCCGTGTACAGCCCAGTCCCCGAGGACGCTCCTCTCGGAACTGTCATTGCTTTGCTCAGTGTGACCGATCTGGATGCTGGGGAGAACGGGCTGGTGACGTGCGAGATTCCGCCAGGTCTCCCTTTTAGCCTTACATCTTCCCTCAAGAATTACTTCACTTTGAAAACCAGCGCAGCCCTGGATCGGGAGACCGTGCCAGAATACAACCTCAGCATCACGGCTCGAGATGCGGGAACCCCTTCCCTCTCAGCCCTCACGACAGTGCGGGTGCAAGTGTCTGACATCAACGACAACCCTCCACAATCTTCCCAGTCCTCCTACAATGTTTACGTTGAGGAAAATAATCTGCCTGGTGTTCCAATACTGAACCTAAGCGTCTGGGACCCCGACGCCCCGCAGAATGCTcgcctttccttctttctcttagaGCAAGGAGCTGAAATAGGCCTAGTGGGTCGCTATTTTACGATAAATCGTGACAGTGGCGTCGTGTCATCCTTAGTGCCCCTGGACCATGAGGATCGGCGTGAGTTCGAGTTAACAGCTCACATCAGCGATGGGGGCACTCCTGTCCTGGCTACCAACATCAGTGTGAATGTATTTGTCACTGATCGCAATGACAATGCCCCCCAGGTCCTATACCCCCGGCCTGGCCAGAGCTCGGTGGAGATGCTGCCTCGAAGTACTGCTGCTGGCTACCTGGTCACACGGGTGGTGGGCTGGGACCCAGATGCAGGGCACAACGCCTGGCTCTCCTACAGCCTCTTGGGAGCCCCCAACCAGAGCCTTTTTGCTGTGGGACTTCACACGGGTCAAATCACCACTGCCCGCCCAGTCCAGGATACAGATTCTCCCAGGCAGACCCTCACGGTATTGATCAGAGACAATGGGGAGCCATCGCTGTCCACTACTGCGACCCTGACTGTGTCAGTAACTGAGGAATCTCCTGAAGCCCTGGCTGAGTTCCCCGCTGGCTCTGCCCCCAGGGAGCAGAATAAAAATCTCACCTTTTATCTGCTTCTCTCGCTAATCCTGGTCTCCGTGGGGTTCGCAATCACAGTGTTAGGAGTGATCATATTCAAAGTTTACAAATGGAAACAGTCCAGGGACCTGTACCGAGCCCCGGCGAGCTCCCTGTACCGAACACCAGGGCCCTCTCTGCACGCGGACGCTGTGCGGGGCGGCCTGATGGCCCCACACCTTTACCATCAGGTGTACCTCACCACGGACTCCAGACGCAGTGACCCACTGCTGAGGAAACCTGGCGCTGCCAGCCCGCTGGCCAGCCGCCAGAACACTCTGCGGAGCCTCGATCCAGTGTTCTATAGGCAAGTGTTGGGTGCAGAGAGCTCCCCTCCTGGACAG CAAGCCCCACCCAACACGGATTGGCGATTCTCTCAGGCCCAGAGACCCGGCACCAGCGG ATCCCAAAATGGCGATGAGACCGGCACCTGGCCCAACAACCAGTTTGACACAGAGATGCTACAAGCCATGATCTTGGCCTCCGCCAGTG AAGCCGCTGATGGGAGCTCCACCCTGGGAGGGGGTGCCGGCACCATGGGCTTGAGTGCCCGCTACGGGCCCCAGTTCACCCTGCAGCATGTGCCCGACTACCGCCAGAATGTCTACATCCCTGGCAGCAACGCCACTCTGACCAACGCAGCTGGCAAGCGTGATGGCAAGGCCCCGGCAGGAGGCAATGGCAACAAGAAGAAGTCGggcaagaaggaaaagaagtaa
- the LOC136156286 gene encoding protocadherin gamma-C5, translated as MLSLCCWGWVSGQLRYSVVEESEPGTLVGNVAQDLGLKVTDLLSRRLRLGTEENGQYFSLSLMSGALAVNQKIDRESLCAASTSCLLPVQVVTEHPLELIRVEVEILDLNDNSPSFATPEREIRISESAALGARFPLDSAQDPDVGTNTVSFYTLSPSSHFSLNVKTLKDGKLFPELVLEQQLDRETQARHQLVLTAVDGGIPARSGTTLISVTVLDINDNAPAFQSSVLRVGLPENAPVGTLLLRLNATDPDEGTNGQLDYSFGDHTSEAVRNLFGLDPSSGAIHVLGPIDFEESSFYEIHARARDQGQPAMEGHCVIQVDVGDANDNAPEVLLASLVNPVLESTPVGTVVGLFNVRDRDSGRNGEVSLDLSPDLPFQIKPSENHYSLLTSQPLDREATSHYIIELLAHDEGSPPLHAHLTIRLNISDVNDNAPYFTQQLYTAYIPENRPPGSLLCTVAASDPDTGDNARLTYSIVGNQIQGSPASSFVYVNPEDGRIFAQRTFDYELLQMLQIVVGVRDSGSPPLHANTSLHVFVLDQNDNAPTVLHPRPGREFSLPQRLPRSAPPGSLVTKVTAVDADAGHNAWLSYSLLPQSTAPGLFLVSAHTGEVRTARALLEDDADTQQVVVLVRDNGDPSLSSTATVLLVLEDEDPEEMPKSRDFLTHPPERSDLTLYLIVALAATSLLSLVTFTFLSAKCLRGDGDGGGGQCCGRQDSPSREFYKQSSPNLQVSSDGTLKYMEVTLRPTDSHSHCYRTCFSPASDGSDFTFLRPLSVQQPSALAPEPNAFRSRSNTLRERSQVRGSRATPGGRNGDAAHPHQGL; from the coding sequence ATGCTGTCCTTGTGCTGCTGGGGCTGGGTGTCTGGGCAGCTTCGTTACTCTGTGGTGGAGGAGTCTGAGCCGGGGACGCTGGTGGGGAATGTCGCTCAGGATCTAGGCTTAAAGGTGACAGATCTGTTGAGCCGCCGGCTGCGGTTGGGCACTGAGGAGAATGGGCAATATTTTTCCCTGAGCTTGATGAGTGGTGCTCTGGCAGTGAATCAGAAAATTGACCGAGAGAGCCTGTGTGCAGCCAGCACCAGCTGCCTGCTGCCAGTACAGGTGGTGACCGAACACCCCCTGGAACTAATCCGTGTAGAGGTGGAAATCCTGGATCTCAATGACAACTCTCCGAGCTTTGCCACCCCTGAGCGAGAGATACGCATCTCAGAGTCAGCTGCGCTGGGGGCACGGTTCCCACTGGATAGTGCCCAGGATCCCGATGTGGGCACCAATACTGTGAGCTTCTATACTCTAAGCCCTAGCAGCCACTTTTCTCTGAATGTGAAGACCCTAAAAGATGGGAAGCTGTTCCCAGAACTGGTGCTGGAGCAGCAGCTAGACCGTGAAACCCAGGCAAGACATCAGCTGGTGCTCACTGCTGTGGATGGGGGCATCCCAGCCCGCTCAGGGACCACCCTTATCTCTGTCACTGTGCTGGATATCAACGATAATGCTCCAGCCTTCCAGTCCTCAGTTCTACGTGTGGGACTCCCAGAGAATGCACCCGTGGGTACATTGCTGCTCCGCCTCAATGCCACTGACCCAGACGAGGGCACTAATGGCCAACTAGACTATTCTTTTGGAGACCATACATCTGAGGCAGTGCGGAACCTCTTTGGCCTAGACCCTAGCAGTGGAGCAATCCATGTGTTGGGTCCCATTGACTTCGAGGAGTCAAGTTTCTATGAAATTCATGCAAGAGCCCGTGACCAGGGACAGCCAGCTATGGAAGGCCACTGTGTGATTCAAGTGGATGTGGGGGATGCCAATGACAATGCCCCAGAGGTATTACTGGCCTCTTTGGTCAACCCTGTCCTGGAGAGCACACCAGTGGgcacagtagtgggattgtttAATGTGCGGGACCGAGACTCAGGGAGAAATGGTGAAGTGAGCCTCGATCTCTCTCCAGACCTGCCATTTCAGATTAAGCCTTCTGAGAACCACTACTCACTCCTAACCAGCCAGCCTTTGGACCGTGAGGCCACATCCCACTATATCATTGAGCTGCTGGCCCATGATGAGGGCTCGCCTCCCTTGCACGCACATCTCACCATCAGGCTCAACATTTCAGATGTAAATGACAACGCACCCTACTTCACTCAGCAGCTCTACACGGCTTACATCCCAGAAAACCGGCCTCCAGGCTCCCTTCTCTGCACTGTGGCTGCCTCTGATCCAGACACTGGGGATAACGCCCGTCTTACCTACTCTATTGTAGGGAACCAGATTCAgggctccccagcctcctcctttGTGTATGTCAACCCCGAGGATGGGCGGATTTTTGCCCAGCGTACTTTCGACTACGAACTGCTGCAGATGCTGCAGATTGTGGTGGGCGTTCGAGACTCTGGCTCTCCCCCGTTGCACGCCAACACCTCTCTCCACGTGTTTGTCCTGGACCAGAATGATAATGCCCCAACTGTGCTGCACCCTAGACCGGGTCGGGAATTCTCACTCCCCCAGCGTCTCCCTCGCTCTGCCCCTCCTGGCTCCTTGGTCACCAAGGTGACAGCTGTAGATGCTGATGCAGGCCACAATGCCTGGCTCTCCTATTCACTGTTGCCACAGTCCACAGCCCCAGGGCTGTTCCTGGTGTCTGCACACACTGGTGAGGTGCGAACAGCCCGGGCCTTACTGGAGGATGACGCTGACACCCAGCAGGTGGTGGTCCTGGTGAGGGACAATGGTGACCCTTCACTCTCCTCCACAGCCACAGTGCTGCTGGTTCTGGAAGATGAGGACCCTGAGGAAATGCCCAAATCCAGGGACTTCCTCACACACCCTCCTGAGCGCTCAGACCTTACCCTTTACCTCATTGTGGCTCTTGCGGCCACCAGCCTCTTATCCTTAGTCACCTTCACCTTTCTGTCAGCTAAGTGCCTTCGGGGGgacggggatgggggtgggggtcagtGCTGCGGGCGCCAGGACTCGCCCTCCCGGGAGTTCTATAAGCAGTCCAGCCCCAACCTACAGGTGAGCTCAGACGGCACACTCAAGTACATGGAGGTGACGCTGCGGCCCACAGACTCGCACAGCCATTGCTACAGGACGTGCTTTTCACCAGCCTCCGACggcagtgacttcacttttctaaGGCCCCTCAGCGTTCAGCAGCCCTCAGCTTTAGCGCCGGAGCCCAATGCCTTCCGGTCCCGCTCTAACACCCTGCGGGAGCGGAGCCAGGTGAGGGGCTCCCGCGCTACCCCTGGGGGCAGAAATGGAGACGCCGCCCACCCACATCAGGGACTTTGA